A window from Flavobacterium sp. 83 encodes these proteins:
- a CDS encoding CusA/CzcA family heavy metal efflux RND transporter, producing the protein MLEKIIAFSLKNKLIVLLFTIGVFSFGIFSVFQISIGAVPDVTNNQVQVITTSHNLSTQDIEQFITYPVEIEMANLPGVKEIRSISKFGLSVVTIVFEDDLGTYLPRQLIAEKIKAATEKIPQGFGIPEMGPITTGLGEIYQYTLEVKPEFKNQYSVTDLRTLQDWVVKRQLSGIKGVVEINTWGGYLKQYEIAIVPSSLKAMNITTGDIFTALEKNNSIAGGAYIEKINQSYFIRAEGKVKSIQDIENIVVKNVNGLPVYVKNLAQVRYGNANRFGAITGNGEGEKVLGQVMMLKGGNSKQVISDVKDRVAEIQKHLPQGVYINGFLERSELVGKTTFTVAENLILGCLIVIFVVVLLLGNWRSGLVVASVIPLCLLFAISLMNIFGIDANLMSLGAIDFGIIIDGAVIIVEFIAFQIASKSANLGDLSKEDRQLEIDQITYKSASKMMNSAIFGQLIILIVFIPILSLSGIEGKMFKPMAMTFSFALVGAMIFCFTYVPVVSSLFLKPTIENPNSFSNRLIQKLNSFYVPIITWALANTKKVMYGAIGLLFMAIALFATMGGEFIPTLDEGDFVIQPVLKTGTSLTKTIATTTKIEKIILKNFPEVQQVVSRIGAAEVPTDPMSMEESDVIVKLKPKSEWVSASSKDELADKIKSAIEKQIPNMDIEFTQPIEMRFNELISGTRSDVAVKIFGEDLNVLAQKAHEIKVAIKNVEGASDVIVEKTEGLPQMAVVYDRSKIARYGLNIADLNETIALGFAGKIVGNVFEGEKRFDMVIRLDKTKRTDIEDLRNLYVSTPNGEQIPLSELASIEYTEGPAKISRDNTNRRIVVGINVRNRDLQSVVADIQKIVDTKIKLPTGYYVKYGGQFENLQSAKARLMIAVPIALLLIFILLYFAFGTIKEALMVYTAIPLSAVGGILFLWIRDLPFSISAGVGFIALFGIAVLNGIVLIEHFKELKHSGEIKNMDELILKGTTDRLRPVLLTASAAALGFLPMAISSSAGAEVQRPLATVVIGGLFTATILTMVVLPILYKVFDGKEFKKPKFKHNKSTYIILFLLASSMAFAQNANNNDKELQDLITKATENNKGLKAARLQVTKMKENIKTAYTFDKTNIYYSYDQNNLALNNEPLKVFGVQQRFAFPTVYGAQKKVYSTEYEKEKANFDIQKNKLAFGVSNLYYHIVYLQNQEVLYRYLDSLYQNFSKASDRRFELGETNYLEKITAQSKFRKIRTMLIQIENDKKAQYEMLQSLVQSDDTIEMKNIIITPRNNLTNETSKSYYTTYLESVTKNYKSQINLQKQHWLPDINIDYFQGKNNGLSQSLYGFQVGLAVPILFSGNVSKTKVAQLELQSWEQQKQNEELKIDKYSTQKNNELAKYQEAINYYNQYGKKLSDEIIKVANSSYKNGEIDFFQYIQSLENATTIQVDYLDTILQYNKTQLDLEYLNF; encoded by the coding sequence ATGCTAGAAAAAATTATTGCTTTCAGCTTAAAAAACAAACTTATTGTTTTACTCTTTACCATAGGAGTTTTTTCATTTGGAATATTTTCGGTGTTCCAAATTTCTATTGGCGCGGTTCCTGATGTAACGAACAATCAAGTTCAGGTAATTACAACTTCTCATAATCTTTCGACTCAAGATATTGAACAATTCATCACTTATCCAGTTGAAATTGAAATGGCAAACTTGCCTGGAGTTAAAGAAATTAGATCTATTTCAAAATTTGGATTATCGGTAGTAACTATCGTTTTTGAAGATGATTTAGGAACTTATCTTCCCCGACAATTAATAGCTGAAAAAATTAAAGCAGCAACTGAAAAAATTCCTCAAGGTTTTGGAATACCAGAAATGGGACCAATAACGACTGGATTAGGGGAAATCTATCAATATACGCTGGAAGTTAAACCGGAGTTTAAGAATCAATACTCCGTAACTGATTTGAGAACGCTTCAGGATTGGGTTGTCAAACGACAATTATCAGGAATTAAAGGTGTTGTTGAGATAAATACTTGGGGAGGTTATCTAAAACAATACGAAATTGCCATAGTTCCATCTAGTTTAAAAGCAATGAACATTACTACTGGTGATATTTTTACAGCATTAGAAAAAAACAACAGTATAGCCGGTGGTGCATATATCGAAAAAATAAATCAAAGCTATTTTATTCGTGCCGAAGGAAAAGTTAAATCCATTCAGGATATTGAAAATATAGTGGTTAAGAATGTAAATGGTTTACCTGTTTATGTCAAAAATCTGGCACAGGTTCGTTACGGAAATGCCAATCGTTTTGGAGCAATCACAGGAAATGGTGAAGGCGAAAAAGTTTTAGGGCAAGTTATGATGCTAAAAGGAGGAAACTCAAAACAAGTTATTTCAGATGTAAAAGACAGAGTTGCCGAAATTCAAAAACATTTGCCGCAAGGAGTTTATATTAACGGCTTTTTGGAAAGAAGCGAGTTAGTGGGTAAAACTACATTTACGGTTGCTGAAAACCTTATCTTAGGATGTCTTATTGTGATTTTTGTAGTGGTTTTGTTATTAGGAAACTGGCGTTCGGGATTGGTTGTAGCTTCTGTAATTCCATTGTGTTTACTTTTTGCAATTTCATTGATGAATATTTTTGGGATTGATGCGAATTTGATGAGCTTAGGTGCTATTGATTTTGGAATTATAATTGACGGAGCCGTTATTATAGTAGAATTTATAGCTTTCCAAATCGCTAGCAAATCGGCAAATCTTGGAGATTTATCCAAAGAAGATCGTCAGTTAGAAATTGACCAAATCACCTATAAAAGTGCTTCAAAAATGATGAATTCGGCTATTTTTGGTCAGTTGATTATTTTAATTGTTTTTATTCCAATCCTTTCCCTGTCTGGTATAGAAGGAAAAATGTTCAAACCGATGGCGATGACATTCAGTTTTGCTTTGGTAGGAGCAATGATATTCTGTTTTACCTATGTTCCGGTAGTTTCTTCTTTGTTTCTAAAACCAACGATTGAGAATCCAAATTCCTTTTCAAACCGATTAATCCAAAAATTAAACTCCTTTTATGTTCCAATAATTACTTGGGCTTTGGCCAATACCAAAAAAGTGATGTACGGTGCAATTGGGTTATTATTCATGGCAATTGCTTTGTTTGCAACAATGGGTGGCGAGTTTATCCCCACTCTTGACGAAGGTGATTTTGTAATTCAACCCGTTCTTAAAACAGGAACTTCATTGACAAAAACAATTGCTACAACAACTAAAATTGAGAAAATAATTCTGAAAAATTTTCCGGAAGTACAGCAGGTTGTCAGTAGAATTGGTGCTGCCGAAGTTCCAACAGACCCAATGTCTATGGAGGAAAGTGATGTTATTGTCAAACTTAAACCAAAATCAGAATGGGTTTCAGCTTCCAGCAAAGATGAATTGGCCGATAAAATTAAAAGCGCTATCGAAAAACAAATTCCAAATATGGATATTGAGTTTACGCAGCCGATAGAAATGCGTTTCAACGAATTAATTTCAGGAACACGATCTGATGTTGCGGTTAAAATATTCGGGGAAGATTTAAATGTCTTGGCTCAAAAAGCACATGAAATTAAGGTTGCCATTAAAAATGTCGAAGGAGCATCGGATGTGATTGTCGAAAAAACGGAAGGACTACCTCAAATGGCGGTAGTTTATGATCGATCTAAAATTGCTCGTTACGGCTTAAATATTGCCGACTTAAACGAAACAATTGCACTAGGTTTTGCTGGAAAAATAGTTGGAAATGTCTTTGAAGGAGAAAAGCGTTTTGACATGGTTATTCGATTAGATAAAACAAAACGAACTGATATCGAAGATTTACGAAATCTATATGTTTCAACTCCAAACGGGGAACAAATTCCGTTGAGTGAATTAGCATCGATTGAATACACCGAAGGTCCTGCCAAGATTTCCAGAGACAATACAAATCGTAGAATTGTAGTGGGAATCAATGTTCGAAATCGAGATTTACAAAGTGTAGTGGCTGATATTCAAAAAATTGTTGATACAAAAATCAAACTTCCTACAGGATATTATGTGAAATATGGCGGACAATTCGAAAATCTTCAAAGTGCAAAAGCCCGATTAATGATTGCAGTTCCAATTGCTTTATTATTGATTTTTATTTTGTTGTACTTTGCTTTTGGAACTATCAAAGAAGCATTAATGGTTTATACCGCGATACCGCTTTCGGCAGTTGGTGGAATACTGTTTTTATGGATTAGGGATTTGCCTTTTAGTATCTCAGCAGGAGTTGGTTTTATTGCGCTTTTTGGAATTGCAGTACTGAATGGAATTGTACTTATTGAACATTTTAAAGAATTGAAACACAGCGGAGAGATAAAAAATATGGATGAATTGATTTTAAAAGGAACAACTGATAGATTGCGTCCCGTACTATTAACGGCTTCCGCAGCAGCATTAGGTTTTTTACCAATGGCAATTTCGTCATCAGCAGGAGCAGAGGTGCAACGTCCGTTAGCCACTGTTGTTATTGGCGGATTGTTTACAGCAACTATTTTAACCATGGTAGTTCTGCCAATATTGTATAAAGTTTTTGACGGAAAAGAATTTAAGAAACCTAAATTCAAACATAATAAATCAACTTATATAATCTTGTTTTTATTAGCCTCATCAATGGCTTTTGCCCAAAATGCAAATAATAATGACAAAGAATTACAAGATTTAATTACTAAAGCAACAGAGAATAATAAAGGCTTAAAAGCAGCCCGATTGCAGGTAACTAAAATGAAAGAGAATATAAAAACAGCTTACACATTTGATAAAACCAACATTTATTATAGTTATGATCAAAATAATTTAGCTTTAAACAATGAACCTTTAAAAGTCTTTGGAGTACAACAGCGTTTTGCTTTTCCAACGGTTTATGGCGCACAAAAAAAGGTTTATTCCACTGAATATGAAAAAGAAAAAGCCAATTTTGATATTCAAAAAAACAAACTCGCTTTTGGGGTTTCTAATCTGTATTATCACATTGTTTATTTGCAAAACCAAGAGGTTTTGTATCGGTATTTAGATAGTTTGTACCAAAATTTTTCTAAAGCCAGCGACAGACGTTTCGAATTGGGAGAAACGAATTATCTGGAAAAAATTACAGCTCAATCTAAATTTAGAAAAATTAGAACGATGCTTATTCAAATTGAAAATGATAAAAAAGCACAGTATGAAATGTTGCAATCTTTGGTTCAATCTGATGATACAATTGAAATGAAAAATATAATAATAACACCCAGAAATAATTTAACTAACGAAACAAGTAAGTCGTATTATACTACTTATTTAGAAAGTGTTACTAAAAATTACAAAAGCCAAATTAATTTACAAAAGCAACATTGGTTACCAGATATTAATATAGATTATTTTCAAGGAAAAAATAACGGTTTGTCACAATCGCTTTATGGTTTTCAAGTTGGTTTGGCAGTGCCAATATTGTTTTCGGGGAATGTTTCTAAAACAAAAGTGGCGCAATTAGAATTGCAAAGTTGGGAACAACAAAAACAAAATGAAGAGCTAAAAATTGATAAATATAGTACTCAAAAAAATAATGAATTAGCTAAATACCAGGAAGCTATTAATTATTACAATCAATATGGTAAAAAATTATCTGATGAAATTATAAAAGTAGCCAATAGTAGCTACAAAAATGGTGAAATTGATTTCTTTCAATACATTCAAAGTTTAGAAAATGCAACAACAATTCAAGTCGATTACCTGGACACTATTTTACAATACAACAAAACACAATTAGATTTAGAATACCTTAATTTTTAA
- a CDS encoding efflux RND transporter periplasmic adaptor subunit: MKNSIYIIALSFILFSCKETKTEEPIPKDDGLITVTKEQFQSSGMEISNPKEQDFDVTVKASGRIDVPPQNRAKVTTFIGGYVKSTKLLVGDKVIKGQALLTLENTEFLDIQKDYLEVAEQIKYLKSEYERQKTLYDEKITSQKNYLKAESEYRRAKAMHQSLKAKLVMLNINPAQVEKGKLTSIITIFSPISGDIVVMNANVGMLMSPSDVILEIVDTEHLHLELAVFEKDILKVKIGEKIKFKVPEASKDEFNAEVHLVGKSIEGNDRTINVHGHLDENVKQRLLTGMFVEAGIIVDSKKGLAIPNNALITENNKNFVLLLKKDSDNKFSFEKIPVTIGEESGEYIEILPNNTITSSSKILTKGVFDLVN; encoded by the coding sequence ATGAAAAATTCAATTTATATAATCGCTTTATCCTTTATTTTATTTTCTTGTAAAGAAACAAAAACAGAAGAACCAATTCCCAAAGACGACGGTTTAATAACTGTAACAAAAGAACAATTTCAGTCTTCAGGAATGGAAATTTCCAATCCTAAAGAGCAAGACTTTGATGTAACTGTTAAAGCTTCGGGGAGAATTGATGTGCCGCCACAAAACAGAGCAAAGGTCACTACTTTTATAGGTGGTTATGTAAAATCGACAAAACTTTTAGTTGGAGATAAAGTAATAAAAGGACAAGCTTTATTGACATTGGAAAATACGGAATTTCTTGATATACAAAAAGATTATTTAGAAGTGGCAGAGCAAATAAAATATTTAAAATCAGAATACGAACGTCAAAAAACATTGTACGACGAAAAAATAACTTCACAAAAGAATTATTTAAAAGCAGAAAGCGAGTACCGACGTGCTAAAGCCATGCACCAAAGTTTAAAAGCTAAATTAGTAATGCTAAACATTAATCCAGCTCAGGTAGAAAAAGGTAAATTGACCTCAATAATAACTATTTTTTCTCCTATTTCAGGAGATATTGTAGTTATGAATGCTAATGTCGGAATGCTAATGAGTCCATCGGATGTGATTTTAGAGATTGTTGATACGGAACATTTGCATTTAGAATTAGCTGTTTTTGAAAAAGATATTTTGAAAGTAAAAATAGGGGAGAAAATTAAATTCAAAGTGCCGGAAGCCTCAAAAGATGAATTTAATGCAGAAGTACATTTAGTTGGAAAATCAATTGAAGGCAATGATAGAACAATCAATGTTCACGGTCATTTAGATGAAAATGTAAAACAACGACTATTAACGGGAATGTTTGTAGAAGCAGGAATTATTGTGGATTCTAAAAAAGGTTTAGCGATTCCAAATAATGCATTAATCACTGAAAACAACAAAAATTTCGTACTTTTATTGAAAAAAGATAGTGACAATAAATTTTCTTTCGAAAAAATACCTGTTACTATAGGAGAGGAATCTGGAGAATATATTGAAATTTTGCCCAATAATACCATTACTTCATCTTCAAAGATATTAACCAAAGGAGTTTTTGATTTAGTTAATTAA
- a CDS encoding VIT1/CCC1 transporter family protein, with amino-acid sequence MDLSKLKGQLQTEVDTAFLYDSIAAIQSDDNLTRVLRSLGEIEKGHAKHMFDKVLTFEPNYKMPLPSGRAKFQLKLGKIFGYTSIISSLSNIEKQFAVNSIKNKIESGEKPTGFEHNHLNIIEAVNNNAALNVSGGFLSKFESRHKSVGGNALRAAVLGSNDGLVSNMSLVMGVAGAAVSNNTILLTGIAGLLAGAISMALGEWLSVQSSRELNQRQIDLETEELEASPEEEKKELVLLYQAKGMNIVEAQKLADKAFENPQTAIDAIITEELGIDKEELGGSAWEAAIASFVLFSIGAIIPLYPFMFLDGKNAILLSVGSSVIGLFGIGAAITLLTGKSIMFSGLRQVSFGLAAAAVTYGIGSLIGVSLAG; translated from the coding sequence ATGGATTTAAGTAAACTAAAAGGGCAATTGCAAACAGAAGTAGATACTGCTTTTTTGTATGATAGTATTGCGGCAATTCAATCTGATGATAATCTCACTAGGGTCTTACGGAGTCTTGGTGAAATAGAAAAAGGTCATGCAAAACACATGTTCGATAAAGTATTAACTTTCGAACCTAATTATAAAATGCCATTGCCTTCAGGAAGAGCAAAATTCCAATTAAAACTGGGTAAGATTTTTGGTTACACTTCTATAATTAGCAGCCTTTCCAATATTGAAAAACAATTTGCAGTTAATTCAATAAAAAATAAAATAGAAAGCGGAGAGAAACCTACAGGTTTTGAACACAATCATCTTAATATTATTGAAGCGGTGAATAATAATGCGGCGCTAAATGTTTCTGGAGGTTTTTTATCTAAATTCGAAAGTCGGCATAAGTCTGTTGGAGGGAATGCATTAAGAGCAGCGGTTTTAGGTTCAAATGACGGATTGGTTTCTAATATGAGTTTGGTCATGGGAGTTGCCGGTGCCGCAGTTTCTAATAATACGATATTATTAACTGGAATTGCAGGGCTTTTGGCAGGAGCTATTTCAATGGCATTAGGAGAATGGCTTTCGGTACAAAGTTCCAGAGAATTAAACCAACGCCAAATTGACTTAGAAACAGAAGAACTGGAAGCTTCGCCCGAAGAAGAGAAAAAAGAACTGGTTTTATTGTATCAAGCCAAAGGAATGAATATCGTTGAAGCTCAAAAATTAGCCGATAAAGCATTTGAAAATCCACAAACAGCCATAGATGCAATTATTACTGAAGAATTGGGGATTGATAAAGAAGAATTAGGAGGATCAGCTTGGGAAGCAGCTATTGCATCTTTTGTGTTGTTTTCAATTGGGGCGATTATACCGTTATATCCTTTCATGTTTTTAGATGGTAAAAATGCAATTCTGCTAAGTGTTGGAAGCAGTGTAATCGGGCTTTTTGGAATAGGTGCTGCAATAACCCTGCTGACAGGGAAAAGCATTATGTTCTCTGGACTCAGACAAGTATCTTTTGGATTAGCAGCAGCTGCGGTAACCTACGGTATAGGTTCTTTAATTGGTGTTTCATTAGCAGGATAA
- the hisG gene encoding ATP phosphoribosyltransferase codes for MSTLKIAIQKSGRLNEDSIQILKDCGISINNGNDQLKASASNFPLEVLYLRNSDIPQYLIDGVVDAAIVGDNLLVEKGKNIEVAEKLGFSKCKVSVAVPKNFEYNSVKDLDGLRIATSYPNTVLDFFNSKNVTVDLHQISGSVEIAPNIGLADAIVDIVSSGSTLFKNNLKEVEVIFKSEAVLAVSPKITAENKAVLDKLQFRIQSVLRARKSKYILMNVQNDKIELINKILPVLKSPTVMPLAQEGWSSVHTVIEEDRFWEVIDQLKEAGAEGILVCPIEKMVL; via the coding sequence ATGAGTACTTTAAAAATTGCAATTCAAAAATCAGGACGTTTAAACGAAGACAGTATCCAAATTCTAAAAGATTGTGGAATTTCCATAAACAACGGGAATGACCAACTTAAAGCATCAGCTTCCAATTTCCCATTAGAAGTGTTATATTTAAGAAATTCCGATATTCCTCAATATTTAATTGACGGTGTTGTAGACGCAGCGATTGTTGGAGACAATCTTTTGGTTGAAAAAGGAAAAAATATTGAAGTTGCTGAAAAATTAGGCTTTTCTAAATGTAAAGTTTCAGTTGCAGTGCCTAAAAATTTCGAATACAATTCAGTAAAAGATTTAGATGGATTACGAATTGCTACTTCATACCCAAATACTGTTTTAGACTTTTTCAATTCTAAAAATGTAACTGTTGATTTACACCAAATTTCAGGTTCTGTAGAAATAGCTCCAAATATTGGTCTTGCAGATGCAATTGTAGATATTGTTTCTAGCGGAAGTACTTTATTCAAAAATAATTTAAAAGAAGTAGAAGTTATTTTTAAAAGTGAAGCGGTTCTAGCAGTTTCTCCAAAAATTACGGCTGAAAACAAAGCTGTTTTGGACAAATTACAATTCAGAATTCAATCCGTTTTAAGAGCCCGTAAATCAAAATACATATTGATGAATGTTCAAAATGATAAAATAGAACTTATCAATAAAATTTTACCTGTATTAAAAAGCCCAACCGTAATGCCTCTGGCGCAAGAAGGATGGTCAAGTGTGCACACCGTTATTGAAGAAGATCGTTTTTGGGAAGTTATTGATCAATTAAAAGAGGCCGGTGCCGAAGGAATTTTAGTTTGTCCAATTGAGAAAATGGTCCTTTAA
- the hisD gene encoding histidinol dehydrogenase, translating to MNKIYNPKPETWSSILERPTKTVDDIEATVKEIFKEVQKKGDIAVAKYTSLFDGATIDKLEVTKAEIEAAITSISSELKEAIQLAKANIKKFHSAQKTDRVSIETIEGVNCWQEKRPIQKIGLYIPGGTAPLFSTVLMLAVPAEIAGCNEIVLCSPPDKNGNINPAILYAAHLCGVTKILKVGGIQAIAGMTFGTESIPKVYKIFGPGNQFVTVAKQLATQFGVAIDMPAGPSELLIVADDTAVPAFVASDLLSQAEHGADSQVILVSTSKKIIDAVENEVQIQMDLLPRKNIAEKAIANSKLIYVENDTIALELINEYGPEHFIICSEFDDFYSNGVQNAGSVFIGNYTPESAGDYASGTNHTLPTNGYAKNYSGVNLDSFTKSMTFQKITKKGIQNIGKAIEIMAEAEGLQAHKNAVTLRLKAIEDGK from the coding sequence ATGAATAAAATATACAATCCAAAACCAGAAACTTGGTCTTCCATTTTAGAAAGACCTACAAAAACTGTTGATGATATTGAAGCAACAGTAAAAGAAATTTTTAAAGAAGTACAAAAGAAAGGTGATATTGCTGTTGCAAAATACACGTCACTATTTGACGGTGCAACAATTGATAAGTTAGAGGTTACTAAAGCTGAAATTGAAGCGGCTATAACATCTATATCTTCCGAACTAAAAGAGGCTATTCAATTAGCAAAAGCAAATATAAAAAAATTCCATTCTGCTCAAAAAACTGATAGAGTTTCTATTGAAACAATTGAAGGTGTAAATTGTTGGCAGGAAAAAAGACCAATTCAAAAAATAGGTTTATACATTCCCGGAGGAACCGCTCCTTTATTTTCTACAGTCCTAATGCTAGCTGTACCGGCTGAAATTGCAGGTTGCAATGAAATTGTGTTGTGTTCTCCACCAGATAAAAATGGAAATATAAACCCTGCAATTTTATATGCAGCTCATTTATGCGGCGTAACTAAAATTCTAAAAGTTGGCGGAATCCAAGCTATTGCTGGAATGACTTTTGGAACTGAATCTATACCAAAAGTCTATAAAATTTTTGGCCCGGGAAATCAATTTGTAACGGTTGCTAAACAATTGGCAACGCAATTTGGTGTAGCAATTGATATGCCGGCAGGTCCATCAGAATTGTTGATTGTTGCTGATGATACGGCGGTTCCCGCTTTTGTAGCATCCGATTTATTGTCTCAAGCAGAACACGGAGCTGATAGCCAGGTTATTTTAGTTTCTACATCAAAAAAAATAATTGATGCCGTTGAAAATGAAGTGCAAATACAAATGGACTTATTGCCAAGAAAAAATATTGCTGAAAAAGCGATTGCCAATTCTAAATTGATTTATGTTGAAAATGACACTATTGCACTGGAATTAATCAACGAATATGGTCCTGAACACTTTATTATTTGTTCTGAATTTGATGATTTTTACAGCAATGGTGTACAAAATGCCGGCTCTGTATTTATAGGGAATTACACCCCTGAAAGTGCTGGAGATTACGCTTCAGGGACTAATCATACCTTGCCAACTAACGGTTATGCAAAGAATTATAGTGGTGTAAATCTGGATAGTTTTACTAAATCCATGACTTTTCAAAAAATAACTAAAAAAGGAATACAAAATATTGGTAAAGCCATTGAAATTATGGCAGAAGCCGAAGGGTTACAAGCGCACAAAAACGCAGTTACATTACGATTAAAAGCGATTGAAGATGGAAAATAA
- the hisC gene encoding histidinol-phosphate transaminase has protein sequence MENNFDINTIVRENVKQLKPYSSARDEFEDFDTADMIFLDANENPFENGVNRYPDPQQMSVKAILAKQRNVKTNQILLGNGSDEVLDLLFRAFCEPKTDNVITLPPTYGMYSVLANINAVENKEILLSEDFQPQIEKIMEVVDSNTKIIFLCSPNNPTGNSFSDESVAYLLKNFNGLVVIDEAYIDFSEKESWINEIDEYPNLVITQTLSKAYGLAGIRLGICYASAEVIAVLNKIKPPYNVNELTQKRALERLDNKAKIKYEIESIIEQRDILLKVLLNVDFVTIIYPTEANFILIKVDDANKRYDELIAKGIVIRNRTTQPLCDNCLRLTVGTEQENMKLIEVLKQL, from the coding sequence ATGGAAAATAATTTCGATATAAATACTATAGTTAGAGAAAACGTAAAGCAATTAAAACCCTATTCTTCTGCTCGTGATGAATTTGAGGATTTTGATACTGCAGATATGATTTTTTTGGATGCCAACGAAAATCCATTTGAAAATGGCGTAAATCGTTATCCGGATCCCCAACAAATGAGCGTAAAAGCAATTTTGGCAAAACAAAGAAATGTCAAAACGAATCAAATTTTGCTTGGAAACGGGAGTGATGAAGTATTGGATTTGTTATTCAGAGCTTTTTGCGAACCAAAAACGGATAATGTAATCACTTTGCCGCCAACCTACGGGATGTATAGTGTTTTGGCTAATATAAATGCCGTAGAAAACAAAGAGATTTTACTTTCAGAAGATTTTCAACCACAAATTGAGAAAATCATGGAAGTTGTTGACTCAAATACTAAAATTATCTTTTTGTGTTCACCCAATAACCCAACCGGTAATTCATTTTCAGATGAAAGTGTAGCCTATTTATTGAAAAACTTCAATGGTTTGGTTGTGATTGACGAAGCGTATATTGACTTTTCTGAAAAGGAAAGTTGGATTAACGAAATCGATGAATATCCAAATTTGGTCATTACTCAAACACTATCAAAAGCGTATGGTTTAGCAGGAATTCGTTTGGGAATTTGTTATGCATCCGCAGAAGTTATTGCGGTTTTAAATAAAATTAAACCACCGTATAATGTGAATGAATTGACTCAAAAAAGAGCTTTAGAAAGATTAGATAATAAAGCCAAAATAAAATATGAAATTGAATCTATAATAGAACAAAGAGACATATTACTTAAAGTATTACTTAATGTCGATTTTGTTACTATTATCTATCCAACGGAAGCCAATTTTATTTTGATAAAAGTGGATGATGCCAATAAAAGATATGATGAATTGATTGCTAAAGGAATTGTAATTCGAAACAGAACAACCCAGCCATTGTGCGATAATTGCCTGCGTTTGACAGTTGGAACAGAACAAGAAAACATGAAATTAATTGAGGTGTTAAAACAACTTTAA